The DNA window CGAGTTCGGCAGATCAACGCAGTTGCCATCGACGTCGAACTTCCAGCCGTGGTAGACGCACCGGATGCCGCACTCTTCGTTTCGTCCGAAGAAAAGTGGAGCGCCCCGGTGCGGGCAGTAGGCGTCGACGAGGCCTGGCGTGCCGTTCGAGTCCCGGAATGCGATGAGGTTCTCGCCGAGCAGTTTCACGCGCACGGGCGGGCAGTCGGCCGACGGGATCTCCTCCGAGAGCAGCGCGGGCAGCCAGAACCGGCGGAACAGCTCGCCCATCGGCGTTCCTACCCCGGTTTGAGTGAGCATGTCGTTTTCTTCGCGGCTGAGCATCCAATTCCCCCTTAGTAATGAACTCGCAGCTAGGCTATATCGAAATCCCCAGTGCTCGCAAGGCGTCATGGCATACCCTCCGTCCGCGGGACCCCCTTCGACAGGGTCAGGGCGAACGGATTGAAGCAATGCGCCCCACAACAAAGGGGGCGAGACCCGAAGGCCCCGCCCCCTCGTTCACCCCCTTCGAGGGCCTCAGGACAGGCTTCGATTTCCCTCAGGGCGAACGGTTTTCTAGGCCGCGTGGATGCGTGGAGACGCCGTCGGCCCGTGCGTCAGCTCCTTGATCTGCTCGATGGCCTCAACGGCCGGCACGTCTCCCGGCAGGCTCACCCGGGCCGTGTGGATGGAGAAGCTCTCGGGGTTGTGCGGCCCCGGCGGCTCCTGGCCCTCCTGCAGCTCTCGCGCCGCCTTCAGCAGGCGACGGCGCACGCGCATGAGCGGCTCGTCGCTCGTGACCAGGTGCTCGAGCGAGCGGTCTGCGCGGGGGCCCCACTGGTCCTCGACCAGCGCGAGGTCCTGGATGGGGAAGGACTTGATGCCGGTGTAGGAGTAGTTCTTCTGCAGGATGCGGTCCACAAGGTAGTCGTTGTCCTTGTTCTCGACGGCCATGAACGTGCCCGGGATCTGCTCCGGGTACGTGAATCCGCCGTAGAGGTCGGTCTGCCGCTGCTTCTCGGTGAAGGGCTCGTAGCTCCAGCGGAAGCGGTACATGTAGCAGCTCTCATCGTCGATGGGGATGCGCATGTTGCTGGAGTAGACGCCGGGGCCCGCAATGCCGGCGGAGCTGAAGCAGGGGAAGTAGAAGGTGCTCGCCGACACGGTCTGCGTGCCGTCTGCCTCCGGCGTTGCCGCGATCTGGAGCATGCCGAAGTCCGTCTCCTCGTAGGACACGTACTTCATTCGGAGGAAGCTGCGGTTACCGAGCAGGGAGCCGAGCGTCGGGGCGGCGTCCTGAATGGCGCTGGGCGTCGCGAGGTCGCGGGTCATGTGCAGGAAGGCGGCATGGCTCGGGTCGTAGTCGCCCTCGAGCGCTTGGAAGTAGTTGCAGCGGAGGTGGTACTTGCGCACGTAGGTCTGGCCCTCGGGCAGGCTCATCCAATCGAAGCCGGGCCTCGGCGGTGTGCGGTCCCTTGGGCCGAGGTAGGCCCACACCATTCCGGCGGCGTCGAAGCAGGGGTATGCCGTGAGGGTCACCTTCTCCTTATAGGTCTCGCCCTCCGGCGTGTTTGGCATGTCGACGCAGGCGCCCGATGCGTCGAACTTCCAGCCGTGGTAGACGCAGCGGATCCCGCACTCTTCGTTGCGGCCGAAGAAGAGCGGCGCGCCGCGGTGCGGGCAGTAGGCATCGACGAGGGCGGGTGTGCCGTTGCTGTCGCGGAAGGCGATGAGTTTCTCGCCGAGCAGGTTCACGCGTACCGGCGGGCAGTCCGCCGAGGGTATCTCCTCCGACAGGCATGCGGGCATCCAGAACCGCCGGAACAGCTCGCCCATAGGCGTGCCTCGGCCCGTCTGGGTGAGCATGTCGTTCTCTTCACGGGTTAACATCCATATCCTCCTGGCCAGTAATTGCCGTTGCGAATAGCTATAGCGTCGGCGCGAGGGGGTGTCAAGGGAGCGAACGGCCTCGCGCGGCAATGCTATGCCGACCGTGCCCTGCGCCATCGGGAGGCTGCAAGTCTGTCATCCCAGTGTAAACGCCTCATCCGCCATGTCCACAATGCCCTTGCTTATCGACAGCGATGCCGTCGCGCCCGGCGATGGGGCGTTGCGGACGTGGATGGCGTTGCCCGTCACGGTGATGCGGAAGTCGTCAACGAGGGCGCCGGTGCGCTCGACGGCCTGGGCGCGGACGCCAGCGCCGCCCTCGCCGAGGTGGCGCGACTCCACCTCCGGCACGAGACGCTGCAGCGACCGGGTGAAGGCGCCCTTGCTGAATGAGCGGTAGTACTCCTGGAAGGCCGTCTTCCAATAGCGGCCCGCCATGCCCCAGAAGCCGGGGAATCCGAGCGTCGCCAGAGTCTCGCCGATGTTCACCTTGAACTTGGTGTAGCCCTCCTGGGCGAAGGCGAGCACGGCGTTTGGGCCGGCCTCGACGCCTCCGTGGATGCCCTTGGTGAAGTGGACGCCGAGGAAGGGGAAGCGGGGGTCCGGCACGGGGTAGATGAGGCCTCGCACAAGGGACGCGCCCTCGGGCGTCAGGGTGTAGTACTCGCCACGGAAGGGGATGATGCGCATGTCGTACGGGGCGCCCATCTTTGACGCGATGGTGTGGGCGTAGAGGCCAGCGCAGTTGACGAGGTAGCGCGCCGACACGTCGCCGCGGGTGGTCTCGACGGTGATGGCGCCGTCGGTGTCCTGCGAGACGTCCTCGACCTTCGCGCCCATGAGGACGTCGCCGCCGTTCTCCTGGAAGCGGCGGGCGTAGGCTTCCGTGACCTCCGTGTAGTCGACGATGCCGGTGTTGGGCGACCAGAGGGCGCGGATGCCGGCCGAGTGGGGCTCGATCTCCTTCAGGCGCTCGGGGCCGATCATCTCGAGGCCGGGGACGCCGTTGGCGACGCCTCGCTCGTAGAGGTCGTCGAGGCGGCCGAGCTCGTCCTCTCGGGTGGCGACGATGACCTTGCCGCAGAGCTCGTAGGCGACGCCGGCCTCGTCGCAGAACTCCATCAGGGACTTCGAGCCCGTCACGCAGTTCTGGGCCTTCAGCGAGCCGGGTTTGTAGTAGATGCCGGAGTGGATGACGCCGCTGTTGTGGCCCGTCTGGTGGGCGGCGAGGCGGTCTTCCTTCTCCAGGACGCCGACGCGCAGCCGGGGGTGGCGGTGGACGAGCTCCATGGCCGTCGCGACGCCGAGGATGCCGCCGCCGACGACCGCTACGTCGTAGGTGTAGTCAGCCATTGCCGTTCACCTCGAGAGGCTGCGAAAGAGATGGCCCAACGTAGCAGAGGGCTGCGGGGGGCGTCAACAAACTATCCCGGCCCACCCATGGATACCGGCTTTCGCCGGTATGGAGGGTGGGGGGTGGCTGGGGTCTCGGACGGGGGCGCCCACACCGGGACGCCGCTGTGCGCTACAATGCCCGCGTTGTTGCACGATCTAGATATGTGGAGGCTGCTATGAAGACTGTTGACGCCATCATCGACATTTTGCAGCGGGAGAAGGTGGAGTTTCTTAGCTGCTTCCCGACTACGTCTGTCATTGACGCGGCGGCTTCTGTGGGGATGCGGCCGGTGATATGCCGACAGGAGCGGGTGGGCGTCGGGATTGCGGATGGGTTTGCCCGGGTGACGAACGGTCGGCGGCCGGCGGTGTTCGCGATGCAGTACGGGCCGGGGGCGGAGAACGCCTTTGCGGGCGTCGCGACGGCGTACTCGGACTCGACGCCGATGCTGCTGATCCCGCTGGGGCAGGCGAGCGCGATTGCGGGGGTGCCGCCGATCTTCAGCTCGCAGGAGAGCTACAACGCGGTGACCAAGTGGGTGGAGCGGCTGGACCACCCGCACCGGCTGCCGGAGGTCATGCGGCGGGCGTTCAGCCGGATACGGCACGGGAAGCCGGGGCCGGTGATGGTCGAGGTTGCGGCGGACATTCTGGACGTGGACATCGGGGACGTGTGCGACGACTACTCGGCCGTCGCGGCGACGCGGTCGGCGGCGGACCCGCGAGACGTGCTGGCGGCTGCCCGGGCGCTCGTCGAGGCGGAGCGGCCAGTGATCTTCGCCGGGCAGGGCGTGCTGTACGCGGAGGCGACGGACGAGCTCGTGGCGCTGGCGGAGATGCTGCAGATACCCGTCGTGACGACAATGCTGGGGAAGAGCGCTTTCCCGGAGGACCACCCGCTGTCGGGCGGCACGGTGGCTACGGTCATGTCGCCGTTGGGGTACCGGGCGATGGCCGACGCCGACGTGGTATTGGCCGTCGGGGCGAGCCTGACGCGGCACCCGATGTCCATCACGGTGCCGCAGGGCAAGACGGTCATCCACGCCACCAACGACGAGGCCGACCTCAACAAGAGCTACCCTGCCGCGTACCCGATCCTGGGCGACGCAAAGCTGACGCTGGCACAACTGGCGGAGGCGGTGGCGGAGGTCCGGGGGACTTCGGCGGCGCGGGACAACAACGTGGCGGCGGAGCTGGCAGAGGTGCGGGACGCGTGGATGGCGGAGTGGTCGCCGGTGCTGACGTCCGGGGAGACGCCGATCAACCCGTACCGGGTGATCCACGAGATGCAGCGGGCCATCCCGCCGTCGGAGGCCATCGTGACGCACGACTCGGGCAGCCCGCGGGACCAGATGCTGCCGTTCTACCTGGCGCCGGTACCTCGCAGCTACCTGGGCTGGGGGAAGTCGCACGGGCTTGGGACGGGGCTGGGGCTGACCATCGGGGCGAAGCTGGCGGAGCCGGGGAAGGTGTGCATCAACGTCATGGGCGACGCGGCCTTCGGGATGACGGGGCTGGACGTCGAGACGGCGGTGCGGGCCGAGGCGCCCATCATCACCGTGGTGTTCAACAACGGGACGATGGCCATCGAGAACCGGAACATGATCTCCTCCCACGAACGGTACAAGGCGCGGGACCTGGGCGGGCAGTACGCGGACATCGGACGGGCGCTTGGGGCGTACGCCGAGCGGGTGACGGACCCGGACGACGTGGGGCCGGCGTTCCAGCGGGCGCGGCGGGTCACGGAGGAGCAGGGGCAGGCGGTGCTGCTGGAGTTCATCACGTCGGCGGAGACGCGGTTCTCGCACCGGCGAGCGCTGTAACGGGGCTCGCGCCGGGGGGCTGGCGGGGGTGGGTTCGATTCGATTCGAGTCGCTCCAAGTGAAGTTCTGCAGAACGAGTCCCCTACCAAAGGGCCCTCGACAGATACGACTCAATTGAACACGGTTGGCGGCCTTCGGGGCGAGTCCAGCCGCCGACGAGTTACGAAAAGCCGACTTTTTCGACATTTTCGTGCTGCTGTGCCGGGGGCCACTGGCCGTGCCGGGCGATTGTGGGTAGGCGTTGGTGAGCGTTCGCATGGGGGAAGGGTAGCGGCTCGAAAAGCGAGTGCGCCAGGGGTAGATGGCAGAGTCGCCGAGATTTCGGGGGACTGACACGGGGATGTTGCGGGAAGGGCAGGCGGTTCTCCAGACTTGGTGCATGGAGACGAACAACACACCCGACAACACGCCCGACAAGACGCCTGACAACACGCTCGGCAGGACACCTGACAAGTCGCCTCGGAGGACGCCGAAGCGGCGGTCCGGCGGTCAGCCCGGCAACGCGAACGCGCGGAAGCACGGGTTCTACTCGTCCTTCCTATTGCCCAAGGAACGGCGGAAGCTGAAGGAGGCGAGCCGGATTGAGGGGCTGGACAATGAACTCAGCATCCTTCGATACAAGTTGGGCCGCATGCTTGAGGACCCCAACGCCACGGCGATTCAATTGGGGCGGGCGGCGGACGTGATTGCCCGGGTGACGAAGGTGCAGCGCAAGTACTTTGGGCCGACGGAGGATGACCTTGCCGGGAGACTCGCAGGAATGGTGAATAGCTTCGGCGCTGCGTTTGGGCTGGGGAAGTTTGTCGACGGGGCGTCGGAGGGCGACGGGGTGGCGGAGGGCGACGGCGAGGTGTCGGAGGACGACGGCGCGCCGGGGGCGGGGTGATCGGGGGGTGACGCCCTTCGACAGGCTCAGGGCGAACGGGGCGGGGAGCGGCCGTTCATGCTTCGATTTCCCTCAGCACGAACGGCCCCGCCATGCCTCTGGATACCGGCATTCGCCGGTATGAGGGGTTGGGGGTGGGGGATGCTTCGGGGTTAGGGACGGGAGATTCGCGCTTAATCGGATAGTTTAGCTTTAGAGCACCAAGTCAGCGATATCCTTCGCGCTGAGCACCAAATAGGGTATGGCAACTGGCTACTCAGAACATTACGATGTAGATGGTCGAGAAGCTAATGCTACGACCCTCGCGAAGAATACAACCAGCGTAGTAGTACTGCATTAAGGAGCAGATCGTTGTCACGACAACAAGGCACTGCATTTGTTCCCGAAACCCAGATGCCCTTGTGGGACTACGGTGTTGAGGCGGAAGACCCAGCTTTCCTCACCAAGCAACTCCTGACCTACATCGGCAACAAGCGTACGCTTCTGGGCCATATTGGTCGCGCCGTTGACAAGGTGAAAGAGCGACTGGGAAAGAAGCATCTGCGGATTCTTGATGCCTTTGCAGGCTCTGGCATAGTGTCCAGGTACCTAAAGAGCCAAGCATCCTTCATAATCTCGAATGACATTGAAGACTACGCCGCTGTGGTTGGACGTTGCTACTTGCGGAACAGTAGTAGTGTCAATTGGCCTTTGCTCCTGAGCGAAATCAACGACTTGAACGACAGAGTGGATAGACACTGTTTCGGAAGAGGGTTCATAGAAGAATTGTACGCTCCGAGGGATGAAGACCACATCACAAAGGAGGACAGAGTCTTTTACACGAAAGAGAATGCAAAGAGACTAGACAACTACCGCCGGCTAATGGAGGAAGTAACGCCTGAGCACAAGGACTTGCTATTGGCTCCCTTACTTAGTGAGGCGTCAATACACGCGAATACAGCGGGAGTATTCAAGGGCTTCTACAAAAACAGTGTCACCAAAGTTGGACAGTTTGGAGGAACAAAGGGCGATGCCCTGAGCAGGATTAGAGCCACGATTAAACTAGTTCCTCCGATCTTGAGCCGATACGAATGCGATGTCCAAGTCTTGAGGCAAGACGCAAACGAAACAGTAAGGAGCTGTAGGAATTTGGATCTAGTCTATATTGATCCTCCATACAACCAACATCCTTATGGGGCTAACTACTTCATGCTGAACCTTTTGGTTCATTATGAAAGACCTGAGCACATTAGCAAGGTTTCAGGAATCCCCATCAATTGGCGTCGCTCCGATTACAATGTGCGCACACGGTCTCTGGTTCGATTTAGGCAACTAGTGCAAACAGTCGACACCAGTTTCCTTTTGATCTCCTTCAACAACGAAGGATTCATCAGTCCTCAAGAGATGATATCTATTCTTCAGGAAGTTGGAACGGTGGACGTGTTGGAGCTTCCTTACAATACTTTCCGAGGAAGCCGCAACCTCAGAGATCGAGATATCCACGTAACGGAGCAATTGTTTCTGGTCGAACGCAGGTAAGTTGAGGTGTGCCAATGGCCCGAAAAGACCAATTGCGTGAGCAACGCACAGGCACCGTCATTAATCTCTCCTCTAAGAAGCAAGAGGAAACCCTAGGCAAGGCGCTGAAAAGTGTCGTTGCGTCGCTTGAAGGCATTTTCTCACTGCGTTACCACCATGAAAAGGATTGGAAACTAGCAGATATTGTGGCCCGGTTGCGAACAGCTTTCCCAGAAGTTGAGTTTTACTACACCTTTGAGAGTTCCAATATGCGGCCTGATGGCGGGATCCTGTCCATAGAAGACGATAATGGGCGTTTTTACCCAATCCTCATTGTAGAAGTCAAGAATCAGGGCACCAATGATCTCCGACTCAAAGAAGGCAAACCCATTCAAGCTAAGGGCAATGCGATAGAGAGACTAGGGAAGAACGTTATTGGGCTAAGAACCGCACTATTGGCTGAGTCTATCTTTCCGTTTGTTTGCTTTGGCTACGGATATGACTTTAGAGAGGACAGTAGCATCCGAGACAGAGTAGTTACAATTGGCATGTTCGGTCAACTCAATCAAATTCACATTGTAAACGAAGGGACTCAGGGGCAATTTAACCGAGGAAGCTTCTTCTTTCGCGAGGAAGCATGGACATTTGAAGAAATGAAATCAATTATGCTGGAGATCGCGCAAAGGAGCATCTACTACTATTTCTCAAAGTACGGTGCGGCACGGTTCGAAAAGACATAGCTGAAAGGAACATCACCTAGGATTACTCCCCTGCTCGTATTGCGTACAGCAATTGTTGTCTAAGACTGCTCCCATCGTACCCACTCACCTACCGAGCCACCTCAGGTCCACTACCCAGTCCCACCAGGCTACTACTACGTCTGTGGCTCTGTAGTTGTCCAGCCATTTGGCGCCGTGCAGGGCGTATTCCTGGAACTCTTTGAGGGCTGTCAGGGGGATTAGCCAGAGGAGGCTTCGGCGCCAGGTCATCTCGTAGTTGGGCTTGTAGTGGCGGGCGGCGGCTACGAAGACGAACCAGAACTCGAAGACGTTGGGGAAGAAGAGGAGGACGGTGCGGTCGGCGACGAGCTCGAAGGTTATGACGCCGACGATGCGGTAGGCGAAGAGGGCGGCGGCGATCGTGCGGGGCGGGCCGCTCCATCGGAGGGCGACCCAGAGGAAGGTGAGCATGTAGGCGAGGTCGAGCCACTTGTCGAGGGCCTGGTAGTTGCGGACGCCGCCGAGGTCGAGCAGGTTCATCATGAAGAGGTCGGAGAAGTCGATGAGGATGGCGGCGATGGAGCCGGCGAAGGCCCATCGGAGGACGAGGAGGGCACCGCCGATGCGGACGGTGGCGATGATGAGCTCTTCGGCGTTCATACGGGGCACGATACGGGAGGGGGCGGGCCGTGTCCATTGGGGGCGCGGCCTTCGTGTGGATACCGGCCCCGTATCGGGGTACGGGGCATGCTTGCGCCGGTATGAGGGGTTGGGGGGATGCTGCGCCCCGTGGGGTCTGCGGCCTCCGGTTCATGCTTCGATTTCCCTCAGCACGAACGGCTCTACCATGCCTCTGGATCCCGGCATTCGCCGGGATGACGGTGGCGGGGTGGGGGGCGCTGCGGTGGTTGGTTGCGGGGGTTCTGGATTCCTGCCTTCGCAGGAATGACGACAAGTGCGAGGCAACTTGAACGACTACATCAAGTACTCTTGGGCAGTGTCGTTGTAGTGGCTTAGGCAACGGAGGCATGGCGTATCGCGTCGAGGGTTGTCGTTAGGATTTGACTCTCGTCCGGTCCCCAGCGTCCCAGGACCCAACAAGTCCCTTACTGAAGCCGCCTAGCCGCCATGGTGGCTTCCAGGGTCTACGGGATGATAATCCCGTCCTGGGTCGCGTAAGACCAGTAGTCCCTGCCCACGAACACTGGGGCCAGCAACGTAACCCGATCCTCGCCATCGACGTCCAAAGCGGTCCGCGAACCCGCCGGAGAGCGTTCAACGTACCGGCCAGATTGGGACGGCTCGATGCCTTTCTCAACCTTCTCTTGCTTGCCGGCAGGCCAGTGCACGGATTCATCCCTTTCACCCCGGTGATGACCACGTCGCACGGTGCGACGGCCTCCCATCGCCGGGAGAGCGGGTCGAAGGTCAGCGCCTTCACCCAGCCGGGACGGTCCCCCCTCCTCAGAGAGCCAAAGTACTCGCTGGCGGCGATGCCGTACGGGGCGTGGAACGCCAGAGCAGAAGCACGGGGATACCGTTGCAACGATAGGATGGTCGCTCGCATCATCCATATGTGGGTCCTCTTGCGTTTCAGATCGATTGGGCACCCTTGTAGTGGGTCTCTTGTATCGGGAACAGTACAGAAACATGGAAGGGAGAGCAGGAAATGAATACCGATGAAAGCGTGTCGTTGACGTGGGTAGTCTAAACCCATAAGAGTTACGAAGTTAAGGAACTGCGCCTTTTCGACGAGAGTGCGCGTCGCGATAGAACCCTCCGCGGGCCCGACAGCACAGCCGGCAACATGGTGGGAATGGACTACTACTTGGAGCAGCCGAACAACGAACTTGGAGGGCGGGACCGACTGTGGGTCGTGCAAGGCCCTCGTGGTGCCGTTCGCCACAGGGCGCAGCCGCAGCCATGTGGCCGATGGCCTACTGGACGGGGCATCAGAGTGCCGCCAAGCTGTACAGTGAGACCACGACGGGAAAGCAAAACAGGAAGGGGATGGGCACGCATCTTTGCGTGCGAAGACCGGCTGAGCCGTTGGACTGTGGCCGAGGTTCAGGCCTTCCCGGTTCGGTGGTTACCACCTGCTGGAACGTTCAGCGTGCGCTTGGTCGGGCAGCCGGTACGATATGCCGGCGTCGTCGTAGGCCGAAGCTTCCAGGAGCGTCGAGAAGTTCTTGGGGGCTTCCTTCAGCAATCGCGCTCGCAGTTTCTGAATGCGCTGATCGAGCCGGTAAAAGAACAGTGGGAAAGGCAATTTGCTAGCAGGAAAGTTCAGCTTGTTGGCGAGGTCGTTCCCTATGAGGCCCCGAGAGACGGGGTAGATGACGCCCTCCACCAGCTTCTTTCGTTCCTCAGGATCCGAA is part of the Chloroflexota bacterium genome and encodes:
- a CDS encoding Rieske 2Fe-2S domain-containing protein — translated: MLTREENDMLTQTGRGTPMGELFRRFWMPACLSEEIPSADCPPVRVNLLGEKLIAFRDSNGTPALVDAYCPHRGAPLFFGRNEECGIRCVYHGWKFDASGACVDMPNTPEGETYKEKVTLTAYPCFDAAGMVWAYLGPRDRTPPRPGFDWMSLPEGQTYVRKYHLRCNYFQALEGDYDPSHAAFLHMTRDLATPSAIQDAAPTLGSLLGNRSFLRMKYVSYEETDFGMLQIAATPEADGTQTVSASTFYFPCFSSAGIAGPGVYSSNMRIPIDDESCYMYRFRWSYEPFTEKQRQTDLYGGFTYPEQIPGTFMAVENKDNDYLVDRILQKNYSYTGIKSFPIQDLALVEDQWGPRADRSLEHLVTSDEPLMRVRRRLLKAARELQEGQEPPGPHNPESFSIHTARVSLPGDVPAVEAIEQIKELTHGPTASPRIHAA
- the lhgO gene encoding L-2-hydroxyglutarate oxidase, translating into MADYTYDVAVVGGGILGVATAMELVHRHPRLRVGVLEKEDRLAAHQTGHNSGVIHSGIYYKPGSLKAQNCVTGSKSLMEFCDEAGVAYELCGKVIVATREDELGRLDDLYERGVANGVPGLEMIGPERLKEIEPHSAGIRALWSPNTGIVDYTEVTEAYARRFQENGGDVLMGAKVEDVSQDTDGAITVETTRGDVSARYLVNCAGLYAHTIASKMGAPYDMRIIPFRGEYYTLTPEGASLVRGLIYPVPDPRFPFLGVHFTKGIHGGVEAGPNAVLAFAQEGYTKFKVNIGETLATLGFPGFWGMAGRYWKTAFQEYYRSFSKGAFTRSLQRLVPEVESRHLGEGGAGVRAQAVERTGALVDDFRITVTGNAIHVRNAPSPGATASLSISKGIVDMADEAFTLG
- a CDS encoding thiamine pyrophosphate-requiring protein yields the protein MKTVDAIIDILQREKVEFLSCFPTTSVIDAAASVGMRPVICRQERVGVGIADGFARVTNGRRPAVFAMQYGPGAENAFAGVATAYSDSTPMLLIPLGQASAIAGVPPIFSSQESYNAVTKWVERLDHPHRLPEVMRRAFSRIRHGKPGPVMVEVAADILDVDIGDVCDDYSAVAATRSAADPRDVLAAARALVEAERPVIFAGQGVLYAEATDELVALAEMLQIPVVTTMLGKSAFPEDHPLSGGTVATVMSPLGYRAMADADVVLAVGASLTRHPMSITVPQGKTVIHATNDEADLNKSYPAAYPILGDAKLTLAQLAEAVAEVRGTSAARDNNVAAELAEVRDAWMAEWSPVLTSGETPINPYRVIHEMQRAIPPSEAIVTHDSGSPRDQMLPFYLAPVPRSYLGWGKSHGLGTGLGLTIGAKLAEPGKVCINVMGDAAFGMTGLDVETAVRAEAPIITVVFNNGTMAIENRNMISSHERYKARDLGGQYADIGRALGAYAERVTDPDDVGPAFQRARRVTEEQGQAVLLEFITSAETRFSHRRAL
- a CDS encoding DNA adenine methylase, with translation MSRQQGTAFVPETQMPLWDYGVEAEDPAFLTKQLLTYIGNKRTLLGHIGRAVDKVKERLGKKHLRILDAFAGSGIVSRYLKSQASFIISNDIEDYAAVVGRCYLRNSSSVNWPLLLSEINDLNDRVDRHCFGRGFIEELYAPRDEDHITKEDRVFYTKENAKRLDNYRRLMEEVTPEHKDLLLAPLLSEASIHANTAGVFKGFYKNSVTKVGQFGGTKGDALSRIRATIKLVPPILSRYECDVQVLRQDANETVRSCRNLDLVYIDPPYNQHPYGANYFMLNLLVHYERPEHISKVSGIPINWRRSDYNVRTRSLVRFRQLVQTVDTSFLLISFNNEGFISPQEMISILQEVGTVDVLELPYNTFRGSRNLRDRDIHVTEQLFLVERR